In the genome of Streptomyces collinus, one region contains:
- a CDS encoding glycosyl hydrolase family 28 protein, producing the protein MNTPLSRRTTLQAAGVIAAAGLAGSIAGTAQAATAENGTTGDSVVIHPTLPKVPVNNSFTVKVRPLGGTWQKLGVYLAKLALIDANTGSNRAQSSSWAAFDFSGTVEVEVTYNPGGGEKVRVRPDSYGIKPEVLGSTARFTLDRPRNLVVQMDDKIFDCLHLFANPIEQDVPTEGDKKVMYFGPGLHTHPDRTLKVPTGTTVYLAPGAVLTSSVIFEGVENCRLIGRGVVYDTTGGAVFVRKCENVTIDGITILNPRYENIRVAESENLTIKNLRAFSHQGWGDGIQLYCSENVTIDGCFLRTSDDCVALYTHRWDFYGDTRNITVKNCSLWADVAHPINIGVHGNSDTPEVLENLRYENIDILDHREPQVTYQGAIAFMVGDSNIVRDVRFDDIRVEDFRWGQLLHMRVEFNPKYNTSAGRGIESVYIKDLSYNGKNADLSIIAGLDAEHAIKDVTFENLRVNGKVIADSTGKPKWYLASDGVPMFVNEHVTNLKFLTTAEAEAAAAS; encoded by the coding sequence ATGAACACGCCCCTGTCACGCCGGACCACCCTCCAGGCCGCCGGTGTCATCGCTGCCGCCGGCCTGGCCGGCAGCATCGCCGGCACCGCACAGGCCGCCACGGCGGAGAACGGCACCACCGGCGACAGCGTGGTCATCCACCCCACGCTTCCGAAGGTGCCTGTCAACAACTCCTTCACCGTCAAGGTCCGGCCGCTCGGCGGCACCTGGCAGAAGCTCGGCGTCTACCTTGCCAAGCTCGCACTGATCGACGCGAACACCGGCAGCAACAGAGCCCAGAGCTCCTCCTGGGCCGCCTTCGACTTCTCCGGCACGGTCGAGGTCGAGGTCACGTACAACCCGGGCGGCGGCGAGAAGGTCCGCGTCCGCCCGGACTCGTACGGCATCAAGCCCGAGGTGCTCGGCAGTACCGCGCGCTTCACCCTGGACCGGCCCCGCAACCTCGTCGTCCAGATGGACGACAAGATCTTCGACTGCCTGCACCTGTTCGCGAACCCGATCGAACAGGACGTGCCCACCGAGGGCGACAAGAAGGTCATGTACTTCGGGCCGGGTCTGCACACCCACCCCGACCGAACCCTGAAGGTGCCCACCGGCACCACCGTCTACCTGGCCCCGGGCGCCGTCCTCACCTCCAGCGTGATCTTCGAGGGGGTGGAGAACTGCCGGCTGATCGGCCGCGGCGTGGTCTACGACACGACCGGCGGCGCGGTCTTCGTCCGCAAGTGCGAGAACGTGACGATCGACGGCATCACGATCCTCAACCCCCGGTACGAGAACATCAGGGTCGCCGAGTCCGAGAACCTCACCATCAAGAATCTGCGTGCCTTCAGTCACCAGGGATGGGGTGACGGCATCCAGCTCTACTGCTCCGAGAACGTCACGATCGACGGCTGCTTCCTGCGCACTTCCGACGACTGCGTCGCTCTCTACACCCACCGCTGGGACTTCTACGGCGACACCCGCAACATTACCGTCAAGAACTGCTCCCTCTGGGCCGACGTCGCCCACCCCATCAACATCGGCGTGCACGGCAATTCCGACACCCCAGAAGTGCTGGAGAACCTGCGCTACGAGAACATCGACATCCTCGACCACCGCGAGCCGCAGGTGACCTACCAGGGCGCCATCGCCTTCATGGTCGGCGACAGCAACATCGTCCGGGACGTCAGGTTCGACGACATCCGCGTGGAGGACTTCCGCTGGGGCCAGCTCCTCCACATGCGGGTCGAGTTCAACCCGAAGTACAACACGTCGGCAGGCCGCGGCATCGAGTCCGTCTACATCAAGGACCTCAGCTACAACGGCAAGAACGCCGACCTCTCGATCATCGCCGGCCTCGACGCGGAGCACGCGATCAAGGACGTCACCTTCGAGAACCTCCGCGTCAACGGCAAGGTGATCGCCGACAGCACGGGCAAGCCGAAGTGGTATCTGGCCTCGGACGGCGTGCCCATGTTCGTCAACGAGCACGTGACGAACCTCAAGTTCCTCACCACCGCCGAGGCCGAGGCGGCAGCCGCGTCATGA
- a CDS encoding alginate lyase family protein: MSIPAPSRRGFLGGAAALLLASGASGLLLPSAARAAGADGITTRSFTHPGLLHSADDLARMKAAVAARETPVYDGYLALAAHARSKATYAVQNTGQITTWGRGPTNFQNQAVADSAAAYQTALMWCITGERAYADKSRDILNAWSASLTAVTGADGPLGAGLQVFTLVNAAELLQYTGYDGWTQEDIARCKESFLRVWYPAISGYMLYANGNWDLTSVQSILAIGVFCEEPTLFEDALRFAAAGAGNGGVRHRIVTDAGQGQESGRDQGHEQLAVGLLADAAQVAWNQGVDLCAFDDNRLLKNVEYAARYNLGGDVPFVPDLDRTGKYVKKSVSAVGRGNLPPIYEMAYAHYAGVRGLDAPYTKAAVFRGTGGARVVEGSNDDLPSWGTLTFAGTTAPSPDKPTAPAGVTAVGGDKSVTVTWLPPAWAESYTVLRATRADGPYEKIATGLDKPAYTDPDARAGRPSYYTVTAVNSQGTSARSAWTAAVPELPDPWKTRDIGSVRIPGSALFDGERFVLAASGTADTHRLAYLPLRGDGTITARIVYPLSSQYSKIGVAVRAGLDADAAHAAMLIQGLPLHTWSGVWSVRSMAGGAVRGTGSTPVPPSQQQTITTAAAFPISSLGDLPESATPLQAPYVEGAGDGYRLRMPYWVRVTRRGDRCTGAISPDGIRWTEVGTADVELGSTAYVGLTLTSCLGVDEEYAETGSGAFDNVSVVSRTAGEVWSVPRPATAAGDLRAVAGADAVELAWTDPDLSARYKVLRAAADGPYETIATGIGAVGFGTRVRYADATGTPGTTYHYAVAKTNCAGRGPLSEPATSTMPTPAKPQLTSAPTAFANKGEPFKHLLRASHEPIRFTADGLPDGLRVDRRTGLISGTPTETGEFKVTTTAGNAAGDATGTLTLTVGTPPPAPWTHGDLGDVILDDRAYGTLGVVAVQTPGSTAHKDGTFVVRGAGTDLTVNNQGMTGHFARRPVSGDCEVTARLVSRAGAAGDRVGLLMAKSLSPFDLAAGAIVTGGTSAQLMLRPTVAGKSTFTGNAAVTAPCLLRLERTGTHFTAAASTDDGATWTPLAEGDLPGFGDAPYYVGLVVCSRDPLARSTTEFDEVSITPM, encoded by the coding sequence ATGAGCATCCCCGCACCGAGCCGCCGGGGCTTCCTCGGCGGTGCGGCCGCCCTGCTGCTTGCGTCGGGCGCGAGCGGACTGCTCCTCCCCTCAGCGGCCCGGGCCGCCGGCGCGGACGGCATCACGACGCGTTCCTTCACCCACCCCGGGCTGCTGCACAGCGCCGACGACCTGGCCCGGATGAAGGCCGCGGTCGCCGCCAGGGAAACCCCCGTCTACGACGGTTACCTCGCCCTCGCCGCCCACGCGCGCTCCAAGGCGACGTACGCCGTCCAGAACACGGGCCAGATCACCACCTGGGGGCGCGGGCCCACCAACTTCCAGAACCAGGCCGTCGCCGACTCGGCCGCCGCCTACCAGACCGCGCTGATGTGGTGCATCACCGGAGAGCGCGCCTACGCCGACAAGTCCCGCGACATCCTCAACGCCTGGTCGGCGTCCCTCACCGCCGTCACCGGAGCGGACGGGCCGCTCGGCGCAGGGCTCCAGGTCTTCACGCTCGTCAACGCGGCCGAGTTGCTCCAGTACACCGGTTACGACGGCTGGACGCAGGAGGACATCGCCCGCTGCAAGGAGTCCTTCCTGCGCGTCTGGTATCCCGCGATCTCCGGCTACATGCTCTACGCCAACGGCAACTGGGACCTGACGTCCGTCCAGTCGATCCTGGCCATCGGCGTGTTCTGCGAGGAGCCCACCCTCTTCGAGGACGCCCTGCGCTTCGCCGCCGCCGGAGCCGGCAACGGCGGTGTCCGGCACCGCATCGTCACCGACGCCGGCCAGGGCCAGGAGTCCGGGCGCGACCAGGGCCACGAGCAGCTCGCCGTGGGTCTGCTCGCGGACGCGGCACAGGTCGCCTGGAACCAGGGCGTCGACCTGTGCGCCTTCGACGACAACCGGCTGCTGAAGAACGTCGAGTACGCCGCCCGCTACAACCTCGGCGGCGACGTGCCCTTCGTCCCCGACCTGGACCGCACCGGCAAGTACGTCAAGAAGTCGGTCTCCGCCGTCGGACGCGGAAACCTGCCGCCGATCTACGAGATGGCCTACGCGCACTACGCGGGCGTCCGTGGCCTCGACGCCCCCTACACCAAGGCGGCCGTCTTCCGCGGCACGGGCGGTGCCCGGGTGGTCGAGGGCAGCAACGACGACCTGCCGAGCTGGGGCACTCTCACCTTCGCGGGGACGACAGCCCCGTCCCCGGACAAGCCCACGGCTCCGGCCGGTGTCACGGCGGTGGGTGGTGACAAGTCCGTCACCGTGACCTGGCTGCCGCCGGCGTGGGCCGAGTCGTACACGGTCCTGCGGGCGACCAGGGCCGACGGACCGTACGAAAAGATCGCGACCGGTCTCGACAAGCCGGCGTACACCGACCCGGACGCCCGGGCGGGCAGGCCCTCCTACTACACGGTGACAGCCGTCAACTCCCAGGGCACCAGCGCCAGGTCCGCCTGGACGGCAGCTGTTCCCGAACTGCCCGATCCCTGGAAGACGCGGGACATCGGGAGCGTCAGGATCCCCGGCTCGGCCCTCTTCGACGGCGAGCGGTTCGTGCTGGCCGCGTCCGGCACCGCCGACACCCACCGCCTGGCGTACCTGCCGCTGCGCGGCGACGGCACGATCACCGCGCGGATCGTGTATCCGCTCAGCTCCCAGTACTCCAAGATCGGTGTCGCCGTACGGGCGGGCCTCGACGCGGACGCCGCCCACGCCGCGATGCTGATCCAGGGCCTGCCCCTGCACACCTGGAGCGGTGTGTGGAGCGTACGGTCGATGGCCGGGGGAGCGGTCAGGGGCACCGGCAGCACACCCGTGCCGCCCTCGCAGCAGCAGACGATCACGACCGCCGCCGCTTTCCCGATCTCCTCCCTCGGCGACCTCCCCGAGTCGGCGACCCCACTCCAGGCCCCGTACGTCGAGGGCGCGGGCGACGGCTACCGGCTGCGGATGCCGTACTGGGTGCGGGTGACCCGCCGGGGCGACCGCTGCACCGGCGCCATCTCACCGGACGGCATCCGCTGGACCGAAGTGGGCACCGCCGACGTGGAGCTGGGAAGCACCGCGTACGTCGGTCTCACCCTCACGTCCTGCCTCGGCGTCGACGAGGAGTACGCCGAGACCGGCTCCGGAGCCTTCGACAACGTCAGCGTCGTCTCCCGGACCGCCGGGGAGGTCTGGTCCGTGCCCCGCCCGGCCACGGCCGCCGGTGACCTGCGGGCCGTCGCGGGGGCCGACGCGGTCGAGCTGGCCTGGACCGATCCGGACCTCTCGGCCCGCTACAAGGTGCTGCGCGCCGCGGCCGACGGCCCCTACGAGACGATCGCCACCGGCATCGGCGCGGTCGGCTTCGGCACCCGCGTCCGGTACGCCGACGCCACCGGCACCCCCGGCACGACGTACCACTACGCCGTCGCCAAGACCAACTGCGCCGGACGCGGCCCCCTGTCGGAGCCCGCCACGTCGACGATGCCGACCCCGGCCAAGCCGCAACTCACTTCCGCCCCCACGGCGTTCGCCAACAAGGGTGAGCCCTTCAAGCACCTCCTGCGCGCCTCGCACGAACCGATCCGGTTCACCGCGGACGGGCTGCCCGACGGCCTGCGCGTCGACCGGCGCACCGGCCTGATCTCCGGAACACCCACGGAAACGGGCGAGTTCAAGGTCACCACCACGGCGGGCAACGCAGCCGGGGACGCCACCGGCACCCTCACCCTCACCGTCGGCACCCCGCCGCCCGCGCCCTGGACCCACGGCGACCTGGGCGACGTCATCCTCGACGACCGCGCCTACGGCACCCTCGGCGTGGTCGCCGTCCAGACCCCCGGCAGCACCGCCCACAAGGACGGGACCTTCGTGGTGCGGGGCGCAGGGACCGACCTGACCGTCAACAACCAGGGCATGACGGGCCACTTCGCACGGCGGCCCGTCAGCGGCGACTGCGAGGTCACCGCCCGCCTGGTCTCCCGCGCCGGAGCCGCCGGCGACCGGGTGGGCCTGCTCATGGCCAAGTCCCTGTCGCCGTTCGACCTGGCGGCCGGGGCGATCGTCACCGGCGGCACGAGCGCCCAGCTGATGCTGCGCCCGACCGTCGCCGGCAAGTCCACGTTCACCGGCAACGCGGCGGTCACCGCTCCCTGCCTGCTGCGGCTGGAGCGCACAGGTACGCACTTCACCGCGGCCGCCTCGACCGACGACGGCGCCACCTGGACCCCCCTCGCCGAGGGAGACCTCCCCGGCTTCGGTGACGCCCCCTACTACGTGGGCCTCGTGGTCTGCTCCCGCGACCCCCTGGCCCGCAGCACCACCGAGTTCGACGAGGTGAGCATCACCCCCATGTAG